The DNA segment GGTATTGCCGTACCGGAGAGTTTTGAAAATCTGCTCAAAAAGCTGGGAGCCCAAGTTGAATTTCACCGGGTATTCTCCGACCACCACAACTTCAACCAGAAGGATATCGATGGCTTTATGCTGCGCTGTATCCGTCGTGATATCGATATGATTGTGACGACCGAAAAAGATGCGGTGCGGTTTATCAAACCGACGGAACTAGACGTACCGGTTTATTTTCTTCGGATTGAAGTGGATATTCTCGAAGGGCAGGATGTGTGGGAGCGGTTGGTAGGCCGGATCTGTGGTCAAAAGCCAGTGGCCGACCCTTTATTAATGAGGCAGATGGCAGGTTAAGGGCTTATACCACTCCGTAAAACAGACGAGACGATTGATCATTGTTGAGGTATTTGGAAGAGCACTGCGTGATCCATGAGAGTTCCGGATGAATGACTCCTTTGGCTTTGTTTCTCCTTAGTCATGGTGCCCGCACCATTCCTTCGTCGCGCCTTGCCAAAGAACTCATTCATCTCGGCTATCGTCCCGTCTGTTTTACTACTTGGTATTATTTGACGATGGCTTCTTCGAAGCCGAGGTTTTTGGCGAGGTTTTTGGCACATTTGGCCCGGATTTCGGCCAATTTTTTTCGGCTGGGGTGGGTGTCCTTGCCTTCACTTTTGATTTTGAGGACCTCGATCAGGGCATCGGCCTGTTGTTCGACCAGTTGTGTCATATTGAGCAGCATTTGGAATCCCTCTTTTTCTGATTCTCCCGCTTGGGGCATGCATTTTTTATAGATACCGATGATGGCTCCGGTTCCTCCTTTGATACCGCCTGCATCGAGAGCGGCGCGTTGGAGTTCTTCGGGGTTTTCGAGGTTGGCGTCGGCAATGCGTCCGAGAGCAACGTGGGCGTTATATACGGCCATGGCACCCAAGCCGCCAATGGCGGTGCAGGCGGTTTGGGATAGTGGTCCTTCTTCTGGATCAGCCTGACTGATAGATGTGGTCAAACAAAGGCAGGCAAGGGTCAATGCGGCGATGATTTTCATAATAATGTTTTGTGTAGGTAAATTGCAGATTAGGTAGCTGCATTCTTGCGAGCAAGTACCAATTTATGATGGCCCTGGCAGGTCGAATACACTGGGGACTAACAGCCTGCGGAGCCGACAGGTTGCCCTGAAGAGGGGTTACAGGATTTTTTTAGAAGGTAGCGATAGATTTTGGGCAAACCTTGATCTTTGAAAATTAAAAATCCTGTCCATCCTGTCAGCGCCGCAGGCGTCACCGAGATAATCTCCCTAATCTAGGAGCCCTGATGGCGCTGGCCGGAGGTTCCGTCGAGGATCACGGGATCAAAAAGACTAACTGATTTTTCTATCCTTGTGGTTGTTCTCATGGAGAACTAGCTTGGGTGGCATGAGTCATTTGGAATCACAGTGGATCCTGGCGGAGGTGCCGGAGATTCCCCCCGAGGTCGGTAGGGGGATGCCTGAAATTTTGGTCAGAATGCTGTTGCAGCGGGGGGTTGAGCCGGACCAGATGGAAGCTTTTTTACATCCTCGCTTGAGACATTTACAAGATCCGTTTCTATTGCCGGAGATGCAGGCTGCTGTGGATCGGATCCTATGCGCGGTGGACCGGCATGAGCGGATTTGTGTGTATGGTGACTACGATGTGGATGGAGTGACATCGGTGACCTTGATGACCGAGGTGTTGGCGGCATACGGTGCCCGGGTGCGTAGTTTTATTCCAAGGAGGGGGCCGGAGGGCTATGGTTTGAACCAGGCCGCCTTATCGCGCTGTATGCAGGAAGGGGCCATGCCAGACTTGATGGTCACGGTGGATTGTGGCACCGCGTCGGTGGATGAAATCGCGTATCTCAAAGAGCAGGGGGTGGATGTAATTGTGGTGGACCATCACGAGTTGCCACCAGCGGGCAAGCCGGAATGTGTGGCGGTGGTTAACCCGAAATGTGGATCTGACACGGATATCGATTTTAGCTATCTTTGCGCTGCGGGGGTTGTATTCAAACTTGCACACGCCCTCTTGAAGACGAGGCAGTTGGAGCACTTTGATTTGAAGAATTATCTGGATCTCGTGGCGATGGCTACGGTCGCCGATATTGTTCCATTGGTGGAAGAAAATCGATTGTTAGTGAGGCATGGACTACGTTTGATGGAAAATACCCATCATGATGGCGTCAAGGCTTTGTTGGAGGTGGCCCAGGTCAAGGGGCCATTGACCAGTGCGGATGTCGGGTTCCGGATAGGACCTCGGATTAATGCGGCCGGACGTATGGACCAGCCAGAGGAGGCCCTAGCTACCTTGCGGTCAAAAAACATGGATGAGGCCAGGCAGTGGGCGACGCGTCTGGATGTTCATAACCGTGAGCGGCAGAGTGAGGAGCAGCGTATTCATCGGCAGGCCTTGGAGTGTCTGGAATCGGGTGGCTATCAGGACGATCCGGTGATTGTTCTTGGTTCCCGTGACTGGCACCCCGGTGTGGTCGGGATTGTGGCATCACGGATGATGCGTCGATTCCACAAACCAACGTTTATTATTGCGATTGACGAAGAGGGCATGGGCAAAGGCAGCGGTCGGAGTATCGGCGGGGTTTCGTTGATGGATGCCATCAATGCAAACCGTGATTGTCTCGAAGCCGGTGGAGGCCATGCCATGGCTGCGGGCATCAGCGTGCACGAAGATCAGATTGATTGTTTCCGTGAAGGCTTTTCCAAATATGTGTTAGAACATGTTGATGTCAAAGATCGCCTGCCTCGTTTGAATCTGGATGTGGAAATTGATTTTTCCGAATTGTCGTTGGATTTCCTCAACAGCTACGAATTGCTACAGCCTTTTGGCTCGGCCAATCAGGAGCCGATGTTTATGACACGTGAGGTTTATTTGACCGAGTCTCCGAGGGAGTTGAAAAACCATCACCTTAAGCTTTCGATGAAGCAGAAGGATTGCTGGCAAAGTGCGATGTTTTTCGGTGCCGGTGAGCGGGCATTG comes from the Oceaniferula marina genome and includes:
- the recJ gene encoding single-stranded-DNA-specific exonuclease RecJ, whose amino-acid sequence is MSHLESQWILAEVPEIPPEVGRGMPEILVRMLLQRGVEPDQMEAFLHPRLRHLQDPFLLPEMQAAVDRILCAVDRHERICVYGDYDVDGVTSVTLMTEVLAAYGARVRSFIPRRGPEGYGLNQAALSRCMQEGAMPDLMVTVDCGTASVDEIAYLKEQGVDVIVVDHHELPPAGKPECVAVVNPKCGSDTDIDFSYLCAAGVVFKLAHALLKTRQLEHFDLKNYLDLVAMATVADIVPLVEENRLLVRHGLRLMENTHHDGVKALLEVAQVKGPLTSADVGFRIGPRINAAGRMDQPEEALATLRSKNMDEARQWATRLDVHNRERQSEEQRIHRQALECLESGGYQDDPVIVLGSRDWHPGVVGIVASRMMRRFHKPTFIIAIDEEGMGKGSGRSIGGVSLMDAINANRDCLEAGGGHAMAAGISVHEDQIDCFREGFSKYVLEHVDVKDRLPRLNLDVEIDFSELSLDFLNSYELLQPFGSANQEPMFMTREVYLTESPRELKNHHLKLSMKQKDCWQSAMFFGAGERALPPQPWDIAFTINRNVFRGRVSLQVVIQDVRAHRKED